Genomic DNA from Chaetodon auriga isolate fChaAug3 chromosome 18, fChaAug3.hap1, whole genome shotgun sequence:
CAATTTGGAGGTTTCCCCTTGGCACGTATAGACTTTCAGCTGAATTCCTCTGTGCCTGCAGGAAGGCAGCCAGAGATGTCACTCAGTACACGAACACACATGGTGCAGGCCCATTTGGCACTTTAAGCCTTTAAGAGGGAACTGTCCCTGCCAGGAACAATAAGCCTTGATAATGACACTCTGAAAAAATATACCTGAATATGCAGAGTAAGTATTCAAAGCATGTTAATATGTTCAATGAAAAGTCAACAAAACCTCTTCTTTTCAAGTTAAGCCGTGAACATGAGAGGATATGCAGATATGACTGGAAACACTGCTGTTCTAGAAAATCAGGCTATAGGAATAGTGATAAAGTGTTCGAAAGCTCAGAATCACATCTCAACATATATGCAAAGATCTTTATTTGTGTCTGTTCGAATCTTCCAGGAAGTCTTTGCATTAAAACATAATCTTGGGTGCACTTTCCAACGGCTGCCCGAGTGATGAATGGAGAGGGAGtgcagtttgtggttttgcAGCTTTGCCAAAGTCATGCAGAGTTCTTGCTGTGTGGGCGTTAGaaggtaaaaaaacaacagaagtacTTTTTGCACCACCAaacattctgttttttctgcctctttctttattaattttttcAGACAGATGCTCACACATGTATTTCTACTTATATTTGATGCTGAAACACCGGCATCATGCTCACAAGCTGCAAACAAGTCACTCATATTCACTCATTTTCTTTAAAGGATCAACCTGAGGAAAAACTGTAGATTAAGTTGAAGCATTTGTCATAATATTATCCAACAGCACATCTTTGGGAAATACCCAGCAAACCAGACACCTCCAGACATAATCCTGACTCATCTGTCCAACACAGTGCAGACACTTTAGAAAAACTATTTTTACCGCTGCTCCATTtaatttccttccttccttcctttttttcttctttcaaaataaTCTCAGACAGTTGTGGATCACGTCAAAACACGTCTAGTAATGTGTACAGATACACCATTTTCAGTCAGGTTATTTAAAACTGTACTGTGTTTCCATTGTTGAGAGTCAGATTTGGAAATGGTGTATTACTACAGAATGATATTCCCCTTCTGACAACAAAGGTTTGGGAGTGCATGGAAACTTTGTCATAGTCTGTTGAGCTAGCACCAAATTCTTACATCCACTACTCTCATGCATGCATAAAAATACTGCACACGATGAATCCAATCAGCGTCCCAACTGAAACATATATATTTGTACTATAAAACATTCTAATTTCCAATCATGTACTTGAACATGACACATGACAGCACACATGTGTATCCgacacgaacacacacgcacataaaatACATGCCCCTCTTATTGGTTTGAACTGTGATGCTCCATtcacacaaatcaaatcaatcactTAGTGCACCAGTTGTGTGCTGGCGCTGACTTTAAAACCTGCCCCACTTCATCTTCGTCTCACAACCACAGGCTGTCATCTTTCATGCCagcactcctcttcctcctccccacTGATCCTGTTTCCATTTGAGTAAAAGATCCCAGTGTTCTTAGTGCTGTGAGACATGGATTCACCATTTGATGTTCATCGTGTAGTACCCAAGTCTGTAAAAAGCTCATTCTTTTatacaaagaaatgaaatcTTTGCAGGTTTTTACTTGTATGTGCTCATTTAATGGTACAAGCGTCATGCAAAAAAGCACTAGATGTTTTTCTTCCTATTGTGTTACTGGAAGTGTCGTTTGAATTCGTGCACGTATCCATCTTTGGCCCTGTAACAACATTGGTCTCTCATAGCGTTACTCATGTCACGGGACCCAGCCTTCCCAAACCCGTATGACATTGATTTATCCCCGTAAATATAGCACTTCCTTGGGAATATCACAGCAAGCAGGAAACAGAGTGGTCAGGAGGTGTATGAGGATGAGATAACAGAGGTGGAAACAGTGAGCACACAATAAATAATAGAAAGATAGAGATCTGTAACCAGGCAATGTGAGACATATTACAGAGTGCTGCTGGGAGTAATCTCATCATCCAACATTACAGCAGCAAGCACAGGGAGCCGCCCTTCAAACTTCACcacgttttatttttttattaattagtCAGGTCAGTTCAATGCACAGCTCATattagataaaaacaaacatagacataaacaacaacataacCTACatatcacatacacacaaaaaaaggctaacaaaacaaaagcactagCGAATGGAAACAATGGAGAAGCTAACAGTTGTGTAGTCAGTCGATACTGTGTGATAAGTGTAGATCATCGAAACCGTGATGGGctatttcctcatttcaaaagCGATGCTGACATGTTAATatgtgaaagcaggaaaagcatgGGTTTGAATATTGACATGAAAGATGGCAGAATTCCATTTAGctccttcagtttcagggtcctggtattgttcATGCTGTCATGGCACTCGACTACACCAAAAAGCCAAAACGTTAGTACTCTACTTAAAGGCCCTGCACACCCAgtgttttcagacactgtggctgattagacctctcctccacttgaggTAGGACAGAGGCGTGATGGGAATTATGTACGGTCACCATacttcatgaataaataataacagtaaaGGTGAAAGTTGTCCCGTCCTCACAGGTGCAACCACTGTATCAGGAGAGTGAGCGACATGTCAATCAAGCGGTCTGAACATGCCCACACAGTCGTGAAAGGAGCTTTAACCACAAAATAATTGAAAACGGTTATGTGGGTGTAACATGGGTGTCTAAGGCCTTTGAGTACAATGTTGAGGCATATGTACTGCATGAGAATTTTTTATAAAACTTCATTCTTCAAAATCTCATCTTTCATTACTTTAAATATGACAACTATAGTGATTTTGTTAagatttacattaaaaaaatgtactaCAAAATGAAACTGATTGACACAAACTCAGTCTGACTCTATGGCTATACTGTAACTAAATGCTTATTCCCAAACACTGCACTAAAGTACAAGTATGAGCtacttgtattttgttttcatgctatGTCTCTTCTAAAAAATGTTGCACCCACTGCTACATTTTAGTGGACAGTAATGGATTTTTATTGCACTTTATTTATCTGGCAGCCATGGTTGCAGATTCATACAGGCTGTAATGGTTATGTTGTTTATTTATAGGTTAGACAACCCAAAGTATGTTGCAAATTAGCTCCCTGTTGGCCAGCTGCAACATGTGAAGGCTGTTTACATATCAGAAAACATCAGCCATGTTGAAAGAACATATTATACACTGATATAACACTAACAGGGGACATTCTGATGCATacagtactttcacttttgattcCTTTTAAATAGCCTACATTTGGTGGTAATGTGCATGCACTTGAGGACCTTTGTGAGTTTTTACATGAAAACTacatcattttcagtcaaaaGCAGGCAATGGGctcaaaaataaaacctcttcCCCGTCAAGCTCACCTCACACCTTCAGCTTGTGGCTTGATGGTTGCTtgtgagcagctctgtgatATTTTCCAACTCTGAAACAGGCTGTGGAGGTGAGAGGCATCGCGCTGCTGGACACACAGCGTTGGATGGAATAAGTGGACAGAGAGTGAGTCAGTAAACATCAGAGCTGTTGACAGATCCATCCATCATCACTCTAAAATAACCGGGCACACATCAGGCACACACAGCACGTACAGGGGAAGCACAGTCGCTTGGTGCGCTGCAGCTCCCCCTACTGACTAAAAGACAAACGGCACTTCTCATATACTTGTGGAAACATGGCAGATAGCCTGTGTTGTAAAACGTTCAATAAACAATCCTTTGGCACGCGTAAACGAATCAAATGTCCTCTTTTGGGCTGAATGTGGTTACATTAAGTGCATCCACTGCGGCGTTATTGCTGCCTTGAAACATTATTTGCTCGCGGAAGACCGAAACCAAACAGGCTGTGGTCATTAAATGCCCTGTTTGCTGTTCCGAGAAAAGCTTTGACTCCGTTGAATGACTTGCTGGATCAATTATCGTCGGGCACGTGATGAGAACGTTTCGTCTATTTACGCTCAGCACTCGCGCCTGCTTCGTCTTTTTCCGGTAATATCCACCGGCCACGAAATATGACACCGGTCGccatggaaacaaaacaactgcaatTACCCAAACATGGTCAAGGGAAGTGAGACTACGCGGCAGTCGCGTGCTGACGTCACACACAGCACGCACTGTGCCGCTGTAGAATCGGATTCCCTTGAACCTGACAACAGCGAAGCCGAGAACGAGCTGTGAATAAATCATTaacctgctgtgtctgcagctccCACTCTTTTTAAACACCATCCAGTCCACGACGGTTGTACTTTATGCAATCCGGAATCCAAAACTAGGCCCGCTGTCATCTTCTGATACAGAGCTGAAAATAGTTAATTCGTGACCCTATtttgtagtttgtttgtttgtttgtttgtttgttttaaagctaTCGCAGCATATGATTTAACCTTTATCAGCAGCTGGAGATTGAACGGTTGTCTTGTCATTgcagttttcttgttttgagCCCTTCTCATCCATGTTGTGCTTAAAAGCTGAGGGAAACGCTCATTGATAGCATAGCATTTCAGAACAGGGTCCATTTAGTAGCAGTTCtgcagctttcagccacatgaTATGATCATCATACCATATGAAGGGATGGTGTGAGACACGTTATGCATGGAAGTATGACGGATCAGGAAATGGCACTGTCATGGAATAGTATTTGTTCAAATTTCCCTGCAGAGCACTTAAGGTCTTTTTGTCCACAAAGTTCATTCATCAGTTCATGGTCTTCCTCAGCATATGTGAGGAGACAAGCTGATGATCACTTGAGACTCTTTAAAGACCTTAGAGTGCTCcagaagaaaaggaaatctGAACATCTGCGATGCcgctgatgaagatcatgcgATATGACCAAGTGCTCTGGAACAATAAAccctgtgtgtgactgtttcaGATGAACATCCAGATTTAATGACTGAATGACAACAACAGTGAGACATTGTTTTCGGTCGTCTTATTTTATTTCCAGCGTTATACAATTTTTTTTGCATCTGATCATTTTTGAtaagtaaaaaaataaactatGTCATAAAATACATCTTGATAAAATACAGTACATGgcatgatcttttttttttgaatggaAACACTTGAAAGGAAATCTCAAGTTAGGGGACACCTTACAGCAAGATGTTACACCTATACACTACACATTAGTAACCCTGTTATTTTCACTTGTTACAACACAACTTTGTCAACAGTATTACACACACATTAGGCTACTGAGAGTGATCTAACTTCACATCACATTTAGGGATTTCAGAAACACAAGATACCACCTCTTTTCCGAGTACGGATGACTtgtatttgcatgcattttTGTCACCAGCACAAAGTCTTATCTGAGAGACTTGCACCAGCGGTATGGAAGAAGTCAACCCTGTTACAGTCACAGAAAACATGTCATCTACACAGCCTTTGATGTTTAGGTTTACACAACATCAAAACTCACACTACAAAAGGTTATTTGAGAGGGAGATCATAGCTTGCTGGCTGGTTAGAATACAATTACAGTATCACTGCGTTGCATAACTTCTTTGCATTTACAAGGCCAGGAGTGTTGGAGAGTTAAGACTATCTTTCATTAACTCAGACGCACCAAGGCTGCCTTTGAGGCTCTCGAAGCCCTCGGCCAAGGAATCAATCTCAGAGTAATTAAAGGAGAACACTGTGCGGTAATTGCTACAAGTGGGACTGGAAGACATGACTGGCGTGCTCAAAGATTCAAGGTCATTCGCCACAGATTTGTACAGGGTTTCCCAGTCTGAGAGGCAGAAGGGGCTGCTCAGGTCTATGTCAGGGACGGATGCAGCCATCTCAGAGGTCACCGCCATCTCCAGGCTGGGCAccaggtcatccaggtcatcTCCTTTTAAGTCCTCCAGGGCCTCCTCCTCCGCGTTGGAGCACAGGAGGATGTTGGAGTTCCCCAGAATGGCTGCAGCAGGGATGCAAGGGACACTGTCCACGTCTTGACCAACGGGGGCTTCTCCAGCGGCGGTGCTGCTCTCTGGGGTTTTTTCATTCCCTAAGATGGACAGCAGCTGTGGGGAGGCCGGAGGATCCTGCAGCATCGTGTTAACATCGCCTCCATGATCCTCCTCATCACTTTCATTGTCATTTGCAGGTAGTTTGCAGGATGGTTTGTGGGAGGCAAAGACCTGCTCcagtctctccttctccttcaggaGCTCGTCTATCTCTGTCTGGAGGACAGCCTTCTCGTCTTCAAGCCTGTCGGTTTCCTGAGGTGAGGAGGGAAAATTTAGACTTAGTGTGAGAGGAGCATGAAAACACTGCCACCCAATGGTGTTCTGCAGTCAGCCCTGATGTACTCCTGTTATCTTTAATGACTGCCGACATGCCAGTACATCGTGTACATGTGCCGTGGGGATTTTCTCTGTATGTTTTCAGAAAACCGCATACTTACTGCTTGCAGAGTGTCTATCAGCTCCCTCCGTCTGTTGCGACACTTTGCTGCAGCAATCTTGTTCCTCTCCCTCCTgatcctcctcctttcctcttcctctttggaAGGCTAAAATCAGAAATGGGCAATTTAAATGCGCATCCTGCTTAAGTTTTGTCATATCAGCAGTTGGCTCTTCAACACCATTTCacttgccaaaaaaaaagagagagacaggggaagGAAATCTTCGGTGCAGTGTGTGCTGGGAACACTGAGCTGCTCGATGCAGGCTCTCTTTCAGTTCAGGCGTTAAAATGCTGCACCACTGGCACCGTCTAGTCAAGCACGTGAACGCGCACTTTTATGCAATTTCCCGTGCCGTCCACAAACAGTGCTCCAAAAGTAATTCCTCTGCGCCAATTTGACAAAATCCATTCCCCTTCTGCGCTTCTCTCCGCAATAATGTATTTGAACAATTCGCTACAGTAATTTTACTCTAACAGTAAAAGCAATCGATGGCTCTTTCACGTCCTGTTGACAATATCGCGATAACTCAGTTTTCATATTAACCTCTTTAAGTAGAAAAGGTGTCGTGGGGAGGACTAGGATAGAATAGTACTGAAGAACTATACGGATCCTTTGATCGCTTGCTCAATGGACTGACTTAACCTATTGATTGACTGACTtcttgattgactgactgattaattGATAGGCTACCTGTCACATTATTTCTGAAATTGACATTTCATCACCTCCTCCCCACCCTGTTTTCCTGCATACCTTGTCTTTCAGCCCTTTCCTGGTGGAGGGCTTTGCCTTGCTTGCAGCTGCCCGGGAAGACGACTGGTTCGCGCCGTGAGTTTTGCTCTTTGCGCGGCCGGACGACGGAGAGACAGATGTGATGACTGTCGGCTGCACCATCCACCTTAGATCCGGCGAGGTTGAGATTGCAGTCACAGTCGGAACAAAGGAGTCTGCTGCACTAGTCTCAGTATCCTATTAAAAAAGAACATCATCACTGATACATGCATATGCATGCTGTCAAACACTAATTTAGCTTATCTGATGAACGAGGACCCACGTTCGTGGCTGACCTTTAGATGTGCTTAAATGGTACATCAATCACATGGATGAGGAAtgccaaaaaatacaaaaccaatACGGTCTACGAATCCATCAAAAGCAGCTACATGCCCTATCATCACATCCCTATTactcattttcatcatcaccatgaTCTTCATCACTATAAAATGAAAGGTCACGACCAAGACGTGTCTGTGTGAAGTGCATTACAAACCATTTCCCTGAAATAAGACTTCATATTATTGCGCTGTCTTTGCGGATTTCGCACACATGCATGGAGACTGTATAGCTCGTCTATGTGTTTGTATAGACTCATTTTCAGCACGGGACAGTAATCCTGTCAAAGCTGT
This window encodes:
- the LOC143336790 gene encoding protein c-Fos-like produces the protein MHPDSSTEFDSSSSCSTASPGGDTPGCSQHPPDSLSSSVDSAKDTETSAADSFVPTVTAISTSPDLRWMVQPTVITSVSPSSGRAKSKTHGANQSSSRAAASKAKPSTRKGLKDKPSKEEEERRRIRRERNKIAAAKCRNRRRELIDTLQAETDRLEDEKAVLQTEIDELLKEKERLEQVFASHKPSCKLPANDNESDEEDHGGDVNTMLQDPPASPQLLSILGNEKTPESSTAAGEAPVGQDVDSVPCIPAAAILGNSNILLCSNAEEEALEDLKGDDLDDLVPSLEMAVTSEMAASVPDIDLSSPFCLSDWETLYKSVANDLESLSTPVMSSSPTCSNYRTVFSFNYSEIDSLAEGFESLKGSLGASELMKDSLNSPTLLAL